The sequence below is a genomic window from Lentimicrobium saccharophilum.
CAGTACACCGCGCTTGGTGAAACCTATGAATTTGGCAATATGCTCAGGCAGAAGGACTTCATTCAGGCATTCCGCCAAAAGGTCCCCTTGCATGACTACAATGCCATTCATCAGCGCTGGTGGTACCGCACACTGAACGGTGAAGCGTTTGTAAGCTGGCCCGGTAAGGTGAAGTATTTTGCCCTGAGTTCGGGAACCAGTGAAGCTTCCAGCAAATACATCCCGGTGACGGCAGATATGCTCAGGGCGATCAAGAAAACCAGCATCAGGCAGATTTTTTCGCTGGCCAGGTATGACTTCCCGCGCGAATTTTATGAACGCGGCATCCTGATGCTCGGCGGCAGCACCCATCTGCAGTTCAACGGCACCTATTACGAGGGTGACCTTTCGGGAATTACAGCCGGAAATATTCCTTTTTGGTTCCAGCACTTTTATAAACCAGGCAAACGCATCTCGAAAGAGCGTGACTGGACCACCAAACTCGATGAGATCGTCAAGAATGCAAAGAACTGGGATATCGGCGTGATCGTCGGCGTTCCCGCATGGCTGCAGATACTGATGGAAAGAATCATCAAACACTATAATGTAAAGACGATTCATGATGTCTGGCCGAACCTGTCGATATACGTTCACGGCGGAGTTTCGTTCGCCCCTTACGCCAAAACATTTGAAAAGTTGCTTGCCCGGCCGATTACATACATTGAAACCTATCTTGCTTCGGAGGGGTTTATTGCCTATCAGTCGCGCCCGAATACCAATGCGATGCAACTGGTGCTCGACAACGGGTTATTCTTTGAATTTATCCCTTTCAATGACAAAAACTTTGACCATGAAGGCCATTTCCTTCCTGATGCTGAAACCCTTACCATTGATCAGGTTGAGGAAGGAAAAGAATATGCCCTGATACTGTCCTCCTGCGCCGGCGCCTGGAGATACCTGATCGGCGACACCATCAAATTTACCAGCAAGGCCTTGTCAGAAATTGTGATTACAGGCAGGACCAAACATTTTCTGAACCTCTGCGGGGAACACCTTTCGCAGGAAAACATGAACAGGGCCATACAACTGCTTGAAGAACAGACAAATATTCCCGTACCTGAGTTTACCGTTGCCGGAATCAAACATGACAGTATGTTTGCCCATAAATGGTACCTGGGAACCCCTTCCGATCTATCAACCCTTGATGTGAAAGCCATCCGCGACCGCATTGACCAGAACCTGAAGGATCTGAACGATGATTATCGTGTGGAGCGTATTGCCGCCATCCGCGAAGTGCTGGTTGAAGTGCTGCCGTTGCAGCTTTTCTATGATTACATGAAAATCCTGGGCAAAGAGGGCGGACAGCACAAGTTTCCGAGAGTTATAAAAAATGAAAAGCATCTTCACTGGGAAGAATTTCTTGACAAAAACTACCGGAACAGAATGTAAATTCCGGCCGGTATCAAACACCGGCTACAGGAACGGGTTAATATATGATATGCAAGTAAGAACAATCGCATCCATCAGATAATATGCACCCTTTTCTCGAAGGTATGATTCTGGGACTGACCCTGGCCATAATGCTTGGCCCGGCTATGTTTTCGCTGATTCAGACCAGCATTCACAGGGGGCTGTACAGGGGCATTCTGCTTGCAGCCGGCATATTTCTGAGCGACCTCGTCCTGGTTTTACTCTGCTACCTGGGCGCCTTACAAGTGTTTGGCAATCAACGCAACTATCTGATGTTCGGAATAATAGGCGGAATTATTCTGGTAGCCTTCGGTATTGTGACATTCCTGCGTAAAGTTCATATTGCCGATGATAACAGCCTGATGGAAGTGAAAATGCCGGGGCCGCTCACCTATATTTTCAAAGGTTTCTTCCTGAATTTCGCCAATCCCTTTGTATGGATTTTCTGGATTTCGGCAATGGTAACCGTCAGCAGTAGCCATGAAGCCGATTCAAGCGCAATTGAAGCATTTTTCAGCGGAACCCTGCTCACCATTTTTGCCACCGACATGGTCAAGGTGGTTGTTGCCAGCCGTTTAAAACATTACCTCAAGCCCCGCTTCCTGATTATGATTAACCACGCGGTTGGAATATTGCTGGTTATTTTTGGGATTTACCTGGTAGTCAGAACATTTATGAACTTCTGAAACAAACGGTTAACAAGGGTCAGGCTTCCCCGGCTTCCGGAATTTTAATATCTTTGATATTCAGCTGAATGGACTTCTGATTGTTCCATTCATTTTCCTCTATGTGGTAGCATATGCTGAAGGGTTTCCCCTGGCAGATGTAAGGATAATAATCACCCTGTTGGAAGGCAATTGCCGGGAAGGGCGATGAAGAGATTTCGGGATGTCCGATGGTCAGTTTCAGGTGGTTCTTGCCGACAATCCTGCCGTATCCGTTGTCTATCACACTGTCGGTCTGGAATACCGGCGACATATTTCCAGGGCCGAAAGGGGCAAACTGCTTCAGCACCTTGAAAAAT
It includes:
- a CDS encoding GH3 family domain-containing protein, encoding MPILGSIIKSAIEFPSKIPLEKIRRLSPEKQQMATLKKLLREAQYTALGETYEFGNMLRQKDFIQAFRQKVPLHDYNAIHQRWWYRTLNGEAFVSWPGKVKYFALSSGTSEASSKYIPVTADMLRAIKKTSIRQIFSLARYDFPREFYERGILMLGGSTHLQFNGTYYEGDLSGITAGNIPFWFQHFYKPGKRISKERDWTTKLDEIVKNAKNWDIGVIVGVPAWLQILMERIIKHYNVKTIHDVWPNLSIYVHGGVSFAPYAKTFEKLLARPITYIETYLASEGFIAYQSRPNTNAMQLVLDNGLFFEFIPFNDKNFDHEGHFLPDAETLTIDQVEEGKEYALILSSCAGAWRYLIGDTIKFTSKALSEIVITGRTKHFLNLCGEHLSQENMNRAIQLLEEQTNIPVPEFTVAGIKHDSMFAHKWYLGTPSDLSTLDVKAIRDRIDQNLKDLNDDYRVERIAAIREVLVEVLPLQLFYDYMKILGKEGGQHKFPRVIKNEKHLHWEEFLDKNYRNRM
- a CDS encoding LysE family translocator encodes the protein MHPFLEGMILGLTLAIMLGPAMFSLIQTSIHRGLYRGILLAAGIFLSDLVLVLLCYLGALQVFGNQRNYLMFGIIGGIILVAFGIVTFLRKVHIADDNSLMEVKMPGPLTYIFKGFFLNFANPFVWIFWISAMVTVSSSHEADSSAIEAFFSGTLLTIFATDMVKVVVASRLKHYLKPRFLIMINHAVGILLVIFGIYLVVRTFMNF